One region of Pyramidobacter sp. YE332 genomic DNA includes:
- a CDS encoding CsgG/HfaB family protein, with protein MKKSLKILLAFCAALCLAVPSLAAYTISVETFRNSSGRHVPVDSIMDMMITELVNSGTFQVVERDRLDVIAREQRMGQSGLIDSNTASRTGRLAGAQYMMTGAVTKYSASDTAGGGIIGGGSSLIGGLINTNTAYVTLDVRIVDTTTGAIVYAGRAEGAGTNVLGGLLSRYGGFGTGRSGGQLATATHKAITKVIANLRAAIGAGAAPGSAEGFHVLEAKGVRNVTIDAGTATGSARKGQYYAVYREGEAIRDLHGNVLDAEHYYVAVIQIIDARPQYSKAKIVRGGGLRRGDGIEPIRKPDDVKLDYE; from the coding sequence ATGAAAAAATCGCTCAAAATCCTGCTGGCGTTTTGCGCCGCTCTGTGCCTCGCCGTTCCGTCTCTTGCGGCCTATACCATCTCCGTCGAGACCTTCCGCAACAGTTCCGGCCGCCACGTGCCCGTCGATTCCATCATGGACATGATGATCACCGAGCTCGTCAACAGCGGCACCTTCCAGGTCGTCGAGCGCGACCGTCTCGACGTGATCGCCCGCGAGCAGCGCATGGGGCAGTCCGGCCTGATCGACAGCAACACCGCCTCGCGCACCGGACGTCTTGCCGGCGCTCAGTACATGATGACCGGCGCCGTGACCAAATACAGCGCCAGCGACACCGCCGGCGGCGGCATTATCGGCGGCGGCAGCAGCCTGATCGGCGGCCTGATCAACACCAACACCGCCTACGTTACGCTCGACGTCAGGATCGTCGACACCACGACCGGCGCCATCGTTTACGCGGGGCGCGCCGAGGGCGCCGGCACCAACGTCCTCGGCGGACTGCTGAGCCGCTACGGCGGTTTCGGTACCGGCCGCAGCGGCGGACAGCTGGCTACCGCCACTCACAAGGCCATTACCAAAGTGATCGCCAATCTCCGCGCCGCTATCGGCGCCGGCGCCGCGCCCGGCAGCGCCGAAGGGTTCCACGTGCTTGAAGCCAAGGGCGTCCGCAACGTCACCATCGACGCCGGCACGGCCACCGGCAGCGCCCGCAAGGGCCAGTATTACGCCGTGTACCGCGAGGGCGAAGCGATCCGCGACCTTCACGGCAACGTACTTGACGCGGAACATTACTATGTCGCCGTGATCCAGATCATCGACGCCCGTCCCCAGTATTCCAAGGCCAAGATCGTCCGCGGCGGCGGGCTCAGACGCGGCGACGGCATCGAGCCGATCCGCAAGCCCGACGACGTCAAGCTCGACTACGAATAA
- a CDS encoding phosphoenolpyruvate carboxykinase (ATP): MVELEHFENAELFKKINALPVRAIVETPFYGNNVTKIESVAQAYELAKNSPGTLELTGMPVYQPEAQGLPKGANVLMFDDGAVVGRAAAARRIVGTPGVDTAGLCKIVREAVYQGRFRRFYEAETVVGLDTDFTVRARLLIPEGFENNLLSWMLNFQFMTDEVKKFYAGSRVIPGEGDILVYSDPYWTHPDFPLGLAFFSPEQNCAAILGMRYFGEFKKGTLTLGWGTAARHGYASCHGGLKRFTRRDGEKFVLAVFGLSGSGKSTITHATHGGKYDIMVLHDDAFVVNVREKYAIAMEPTYFDKLQDYPIGCEANKYLLTVQNCGVTRDAAGKTIAVTEDVRNGNGRAVKSRLWTANRVDRIDEPLNAICWLMKDPTLPPMLKLTGASLAATMGATLATKRTSAEQLAQGVDPDALVIESYANPFRTYPLSMDFERFKALIEDGVDCYVLNTGDFMGKKVTKEDTFAALEAVVDGTAKFEPTGLPGIEYLPVKGFEMDLNDEKYRAAFMARMKDRARFVASRETAGGGVDELPEDALESIEAVVSALRKM; encoded by the coding sequence ATGGTTGAACTGGAGCACTTCGAAAACGCGGAACTCTTCAAAAAAATCAACGCTTTGCCCGTGCGCGCCATTGTCGAAACGCCGTTTTACGGCAACAACGTCACGAAGATCGAAAGCGTCGCCCAGGCTTATGAGCTGGCCAAAAACAGCCCCGGCACGCTGGAGCTGACCGGTATGCCCGTGTATCAGCCGGAGGCGCAGGGGCTGCCGAAGGGCGCCAACGTGCTGATGTTCGACGACGGCGCCGTCGTCGGCCGCGCTGCGGCCGCCCGACGCATCGTCGGTACGCCCGGAGTGGACACGGCCGGACTGTGCAAGATCGTGCGGGAAGCCGTTTATCAGGGGCGCTTCCGCCGTTTTTACGAAGCCGAGACGGTGGTCGGGCTTGACACGGACTTCACCGTCCGCGCCCGCCTTCTGATCCCCGAAGGATTCGAGAACAACTTGCTGAGCTGGATGCTGAATTTCCAGTTCATGACCGACGAAGTGAAAAAATTCTACGCCGGCAGCCGCGTCATTCCCGGCGAAGGCGACATCCTCGTCTATTCCGATCCGTACTGGACGCATCCCGACTTTCCGCTCGGGCTGGCCTTCTTCTCGCCGGAGCAGAACTGCGCGGCCATTCTCGGCATGCGCTACTTCGGCGAGTTCAAAAAAGGCACGCTGACGCTCGGCTGGGGCACGGCCGCGCGCCACGGCTACGCCTCCTGTCACGGCGGCCTGAAGCGCTTCACGCGCCGCGACGGCGAAAAGTTCGTGCTGGCCGTGTTCGGCCTTTCCGGCTCCGGCAAGTCGACCATCACCCACGCGACTCACGGCGGCAAGTACGACATCATGGTACTGCACGACGACGCGTTCGTCGTCAACGTCAGGGAAAAGTACGCTATCGCCATGGAGCCGACCTACTTCGACAAGCTGCAGGATTACCCGATCGGCTGCGAGGCCAACAAATACCTGCTGACGGTACAGAACTGCGGCGTCACGCGCGACGCCGCCGGCAAAACGATAGCCGTCACCGAGGACGTGCGCAACGGCAACGGCCGCGCCGTCAAGTCGCGTTTGTGGACGGCCAACCGCGTGGACCGCATCGACGAGCCGCTCAACGCCATCTGCTGGCTGATGAAGGACCCGACGCTGCCGCCGATGCTCAAGCTCACCGGCGCCTCGCTGGCCGCGACGATGGGGGCCACGCTGGCCACGAAGCGCACCTCGGCCGAACAGCTGGCCCAGGGCGTCGATCCCGACGCCCTGGTGATCGAAAGCTACGCCAATCCGTTCCGTACCTATCCGCTGTCCATGGATTTCGAGCGTTTCAAGGCGCTCATCGAAGACGGCGTCGACTGTTACGTTCTCAACACCGGCGACTTCATGGGCAAAAAGGTGACGAAGGAAGACACGTTCGCCGCGCTCGAAGCCGTCGTCGACGGCACGGCGAAATTCGAGCCGACGGGGCTGCCCGGCATCGAGTATCTGCCGGTGAAAGGCTTCGAGATGGATCTGAACGACGAAAAATACCGCGCCGCCTTCATGGCCCGCATGAAAGACCGCGCCCGCTTCGTTGCCAGCCGCGAGACCGCCGGCGGGGGCGTCGACGAATTGCCCGAGGACGCTCTTGAATCCATCGAAGCGGTAGTCAGCGCGCTGAGAAAAATGTAG
- a CDS encoding sugar transferase — protein sequence MNGSIAAKFKKSIMFLFKILIVVTAVGLYIGGFKIWYEAPRLMFKDNYVVGVVYLLVFYTLSYSYGAYRIGILRLRELIYSFSLALAIANFTGYSQLSLMLHRFIAVGPMILLTCAQVLAGTLLYVAANAVYFAINPARDALAILANPEDDERVLRKFLSESKRYRIVQYCHESDGDAAVQSAMDGQPLVLMLGHGRPEFRSMVIRHCYETDKRLLMVPNVDEIFVHSAVRCQIDDIPAFLFRGHQMSSEQKLIKRAIDVAGSAAALIALSPLMLIAALSVRLHDGGPALYRQTRVTEGGQPFQLYKFRTMVQNAESNGAEMASNHDGRITPVGRWLRMLRIDELPQLFNILKGDMSLVGPRPERPELIEQYCRQYPEFRYRLKVKSGLTGYAQVFGRYNTLFEDKLKLDLLYIQHFSLIFDFYLMISTVKVLFMPSSSAGVEEKDPGGK from the coding sequence ATGAATGGTTCCATCGCTGCAAAATTCAAGAAGTCCATCATGTTCCTCTTCAAGATCCTGATCGTCGTCACCGCCGTCGGACTTTACATCGGCGGCTTCAAAATCTGGTACGAAGCGCCGCGCCTGATGTTCAAGGACAATTACGTCGTCGGCGTAGTCTACCTGTTGGTGTTCTATACTCTCAGTTATTCATACGGGGCTTACCGTATCGGTATCCTGCGCCTGCGCGAGCTGATCTATTCCTTCTCGCTGGCGCTGGCCATCGCCAATTTCACGGGATACTCGCAGCTGAGCCTCATGCTGCACCGTTTCATCGCGGTGGGGCCGATGATATTGCTCACGTGCGCGCAAGTTCTGGCGGGAACGCTGCTTTACGTCGCCGCCAACGCCGTTTATTTCGCCATCAATCCCGCCCGCGACGCGCTGGCCATCCTCGCCAATCCCGAAGACGACGAGCGCGTGCTGAGGAAATTCCTCAGCGAGAGCAAACGCTATCGCATCGTCCAGTACTGCCACGAGAGCGACGGGGATGCGGCGGTGCAGAGCGCCATGGACGGGCAGCCGCTGGTGCTCATGCTCGGGCACGGGCGGCCGGAGTTCCGCAGCATGGTGATCCGTCACTGCTACGAGACGGACAAACGTCTGCTCATGGTCCCCAACGTGGACGAGATCTTCGTCCACAGCGCCGTACGCTGCCAGATCGACGATATCCCCGCCTTCCTGTTCCGCGGACATCAAATGAGCAGCGAGCAGAAGCTCATCAAGCGCGCTATCGACGTCGCCGGTTCGGCCGCGGCGCTGATCGCGCTCAGCCCGCTGATGCTGATCGCCGCGCTGTCGGTCCGTCTGCACGACGGCGGTCCGGCGCTCTATCGGCAGACGCGCGTCACCGAGGGCGGGCAGCCGTTCCAGCTGTACAAGTTCCGCACTATGGTGCAGAACGCCGAGTCCAACGGCGCCGAGATGGCTTCCAACCACGACGGCCGCATCACTCCCGTGGGACGCTGGCTGCGCATGCTGCGCATCGACGAGCTGCCGCAGCTGTTCAACATCCTCAAGGGCGACATGTCTCTCGTCGGCCCGCGGCCGGAACGTCCCGAGCTGATCGAGCAGTACTGCCGCCAATACCCGGAGTTTCGCTACCGTCTCAAGGTCAAATCCGGCCTGACGGGCTATGCGCAGGTATTCGGCCGCTACAACACGCTGTTCGAGGACAAGCTCAAGCTGGATCTGCTCTACATCCAGCATTTCTCGCTGATTTTCGATTTCTATTTGATGATCTCCACCGTCAAGGTGCTCTTCATGCCGTCAAGTTCGGCGGGCGTCGAGGAAAAAGATCCCGGCGGCAAATGA